A portion of the Candidatus Pristimantibacillus lignocellulolyticus genome contains these proteins:
- a CDS encoding sugar ABC transporter substrate-binding protein, protein MKLNSKGLILLVFTLVLSLVVAGCGSTNNTEGNSSDSSKKNVKLDFVWFSDGDEGKVMENIIADYEKENTNVDIQLIEVAYNDLSTKLKTMVSGGKPPALARISTTEIGSFSNFAVDLGEQLDGVDTFTSQFIDSIKPYYVIDNKVVASPMDVTANGIIYNKTLFDQAGVAVPTSSDDIWTWDEFNASLKEVMEKSDAKYGLVWDFTPHRWSTLLYQFGGSMINSEGTEGTINNEAGIEAVNYFKKMHDDGIIPKSIWLGGENPNNLFRTGTVAAHLSGNWMVSNYKDITDFEWGVTYMPIAKNRSSVPGGKFVMAFQKSGVEEEAANFIAYLSSKEVNSKFNQESLFMSPRKDSADLDYAFGKEMFAIFADELNNTIPAAAEDWSKQTIVPKFSSDLKDGLVEVLAEGATAEEMLNDINDRINEAIANAK, encoded by the coding sequence ATGAAATTAAATTCAAAAGGCTTGATATTGTTAGTGTTTACTTTAGTTCTAAGTTTGGTTGTAGCTGGTTGTGGATCTACTAACAACACCGAAGGAAATAGTAGTGATTCGTCTAAGAAGAACGTTAAGTTAGATTTTGTATGGTTCTCAGATGGTGATGAGGGCAAAGTTATGGAGAATATTATTGCCGACTATGAAAAAGAAAATACTAATGTTGATATTCAGCTAATTGAAGTCGCTTACAATGATCTATCTACAAAGTTAAAAACAATGGTTTCTGGTGGTAAACCCCCAGCATTAGCACGTATCAGTACTACTGAGATTGGTTCCTTCTCCAACTTCGCGGTAGATTTAGGTGAACAGCTTGATGGTGTTGACACATTCACATCACAGTTTATCGATTCGATTAAGCCTTATTATGTGATCGATAATAAAGTTGTAGCTTCTCCAATGGATGTTACTGCAAACGGAATTATCTATAATAAAACGTTGTTTGATCAAGCAGGTGTAGCTGTTCCTACTTCTAGCGACGATATTTGGACTTGGGATGAATTCAATGCTTCACTAAAAGAAGTAATGGAAAAGTCTGACGCAAAATATGGTCTAGTGTGGGATTTCACACCGCATCGTTGGTCTACTCTACTGTATCAATTTGGCGGTAGCATGATTAATTCTGAAGGAACAGAAGGAACGATTAACAACGAAGCCGGTATTGAAGCTGTTAATTACTTCAAAAAAATGCATGATGATGGCATCATTCCTAAGTCTATATGGCTAGGTGGAGAAAATCCAAACAATTTGTTCCGCACAGGAACCGTTGCTGCTCACCTTTCTGGTAACTGGATGGTAAGTAACTATAAAGATATTACTGATTTTGAATGGGGCGTTACGTATATGCCAATAGCAAAAAACCGTTCTTCCGTACCAGGCGGCAAATTTGTAATGGCTTTCCAAAAGTCAGGTGTTGAAGAAGAAGCAGCTAACTTTATTGCTTATCTTTCAAGTAAAGAAGTTAATTCCAAATTCAATCAGGAATCACTATTTATGAGCCCTCGTAAAGACAGTGCTGATCTGGACTATGCGTTCGGTAAAGAAATGTTTGCTATATTTGCAGATGAGCTTAATAATACGATTCCCGCTGCTGCAGAAGATTGGTCAAAACAAACAATTGTTCCTAAATTCAGTTCTGATCTGAAAGATGGTTTAGTTGAGGTTCTTGCTGAAGGTGCAACAGCAGAAGAAATGCTTAATGACATTAACGATCGTATTAACGAAGCGATTGCAAATGCAAAATAA
- a CDS encoding AraC family transcriptional regulator yields MIHTPTNIALSNNKIYVRSHFDEWQYQWPLHTHKGLEIFYFIQGQANYIIGDTIYDLLPGDMLLFSGETIHRVNPSNDVKYVRSYINFLPTFIEEELPAELYSKLLKVFENPNGLRIQWLPEEREEIKRYFETLYNENQKELVGYDYMLKSSLTQFLIHIYRKSKYLVEITSSSQPTNSQMTVQRILQYVNQIYKENESLDTMSVNLHLSKYYMCHCFKEVTGYTINSYIMRKRVDEAKRLLVESQRSINQIGELIGFNSTIHFSRTFKQYAGFSPQTFRKASENILRG; encoded by the coding sequence ATGATTCATACACCAACAAATATTGCTCTTAGTAATAACAAAATTTATGTGCGATCACACTTCGATGAATGGCAATATCAGTGGCCCTTGCACACACACAAAGGATTAGAAATCTTCTACTTTATTCAAGGACAAGCTAATTATATTATTGGTGATACTATCTATGACTTACTACCAGGGGATATGTTGCTATTTAGTGGAGAAACTATCCATAGGGTTAACCCCTCCAATGATGTGAAGTACGTAAGAAGCTACATTAATTTCTTACCCACATTCATCGAAGAAGAATTACCTGCTGAACTGTATTCAAAGCTACTTAAAGTATTTGAAAATCCTAACGGTTTACGCATTCAATGGTTACCTGAAGAAAGAGAAGAGATCAAGAGATATTTCGAAACACTGTATAACGAAAATCAAAAAGAATTAGTAGGCTATGACTACATGCTCAAATCATCTTTAACTCAGTTTCTAATTCATATCTATCGTAAGTCAAAATATCTTGTAGAAATTACATCATCATCTCAACCAACTAACAGTCAAATGACGGTTCAACGTATTTTGCAATATGTGAATCAAATCTACAAAGAGAACGAAAGCTTGGATACCATGTCGGTTAATCTACATCTTAGTAAATATTATATGTGCCATTGCTTTAAGGAAGTTACAGGCTACACTATTAACAGCTATATTATGCGTAAACGTGTAGATGAAGCCAAGCGATTATTAGTAGAGAGTCAACGTTCAATTAATCAAATAGGTGAATTGATTGGATTCAATTCCACCATTCATTTCAGTAGAACATTTAAACAATATGCAGGTTTCTCACCACAAACTTTTCGAAAAGCTAGTGAAAACATATTAAGGGGATGA
- a CDS encoding AraC family transcriptional regulator — protein sequence MDWLTRMNRAMDYIEMNLCGEIELMEVAHRACCSSHEFQRMFSFITNVTLAEYIRRRRLTLAALEFQNSDDSKVIDIALKYGYESPVSFARAFQLVHGVTPTKARQDGIALKAYPRLSFLITIKGAEAMNYRIETKESFQVFGMERVFQASGGSEEIDTPAQFWGQSHANGEVERLAANAGDLPAFVSQDLYKVHALCSYRKTDDNTFPYMLCAFNNPSSNTEGYTTVTIPSHTWAIFPSDPFTWDTFDTAIETLYRRFYSEWLPTAGYEQVDGMEFEIYGGKDEINYVELWFAVRKID from the coding sequence ATGGATTGGCTTACGAGAATGAATCGGGCGATGGATTATATCGAGATGAATTTATGTGGAGAGATTGAATTAATGGAAGTTGCTCATAGAGCTTGCTGTTCTTCGCATGAATTCCAAAGAATGTTTTCATTCATTACCAATGTAACACTTGCGGAATATATTCGACGTAGACGACTTACGTTAGCTGCACTTGAATTCCAAAATAGTGATGACAGTAAAGTAATCGATATAGCTCTGAAATATGGCTACGAATCTCCGGTTTCTTTCGCTCGAGCATTCCAATTAGTGCATGGCGTTACTCCTACAAAGGCCCGCCAAGATGGAATTGCGCTCAAAGCTTATCCTAGGCTCTCCTTCCTTATTACGATTAAAGGAGCAGAAGCGATGAATTATCGTATCGAGACAAAGGAGTCTTTTCAGGTGTTTGGCATGGAAAGAGTGTTTCAAGCAAGCGGAGGCAGCGAAGAAATAGATACGCCTGCTCAGTTCTGGGGGCAAAGTCATGCAAATGGTGAAGTTGAGAGACTTGCTGCTAATGCAGGTGACCTACCTGCTTTTGTAAGTCAGGATCTATATAAGGTGCATGCCCTCTGCAGCTACAGAAAAACTGATGATAATACTTTCCCGTATATGCTTTGTGCCTTCAACAATCCGTCTAGTAACACAGAGGGATATACTACAGTCACAATCCCATCTCATACTTGGGCAATATTCCCTTCGGATCCATTCACATGGGATACATTTGATACCGCCATCGAGACGTTATACCGACGATTCTACTCAGAATGGTTACCTACGGCGGGCTATGAACAAGTTGATGGCATGGAATTCGAAATCTATGGTGGCAAAGATGAGATTAACTACGTTGAACTATGGTTCGCTGTAAGAAAGATCGATTAA
- a CDS encoding helix-turn-helix transcriptional regulator, with protein MSDTCKVETALEILVGKWKPVILYQLFSNGTMRFSELQRAIPDISKKMLTQQLRELEYHDIIHREVYRQIPPKVEYSITQYGKSMSTALQAIHEWGVNHVDHLNKLYGDNNTVESITT; from the coding sequence ATGTCCGATACTTGTAAAGTAGAAACCGCCTTAGAGATTCTTGTTGGTAAGTGGAAACCTGTTATTTTGTATCAACTTTTCTCCAATGGCACAATGAGATTCAGTGAATTGCAACGAGCAATTCCCGACATATCAAAAAAAATGCTAACCCAACAATTGAGAGAATTAGAATATCACGATATCATACATCGCGAAGTGTATCGCCAAATTCCGCCAAAGGTTGAATACTCTATTACACAATATGGAAAAAGCATGAGTACTGCTTTACAGGCAATCCATGAGTGGGGAGTAAATCATGTGGACCATTTGAATAAATTATATGGTGATAATAATACAGTAGAATCTATAACAACTTAG
- a CDS encoding DoxX family protein, with translation MNIALWIVQGLLALMFIAAGSMKAFQYEKAKTSLPWVKDYSRGYVAFIGISEVLGGIGLIVPFATGIASVLTSIAAISLAFIMVLAAVFHAKRKEYPGMVMNMILLALAVFVAIGRF, from the coding sequence ATGAATATTGCATTATGGATCGTACAAGGACTTTTAGCTTTAATGTTTATTGCGGCTGGTTCGATGAAAGCTTTCCAGTATGAAAAAGCAAAAACTTCTTTGCCTTGGGTGAAAGATTATTCCAGAGGTTATGTCGCATTTATAGGGATTTCAGAAGTACTGGGTGGAATTGGCTTGATCGTACCTTTTGCTACCGGAATAGCATCTGTGTTAACATCGATTGCAGCAATTTCGCTAGCATTTATCATGGTTTTGGCTGCGGTGTTCCATGCTAAACGTAAAGAATATCCAGGAATGGTTATGAACATGATATTACTTGCGTTAGCCGTATTTGTAGCAATCGGTCGTTTCTAA
- a CDS encoding dioxygenase, which produces MQKKYRGLDHGVFPIMMHAFPEADIPIVPVSVNPFLPAREQIAIGEALQGLDKEGILVIGSGFLSHNFNEFDRDKDAPIKPWVLEFRDWIVEKVIARDIESLSRYEDLAPHAKLAVPRAEHFVPLLIALGSSTPDGEISVLFDTIEHGSGTTLSLQF; this is translated from the coding sequence GTGCAGAAGAAGTATCGTGGATTAGATCATGGCGTTTTCCCGATTATGATGCATGCTTTCCCCGAAGCTGATATTCCGATTGTACCTGTTTCAGTTAATCCATTTTTACCTGCTAGGGAGCAAATTGCGATTGGTGAAGCATTACAAGGATTAGATAAAGAAGGGATACTCGTCATAGGAAGTGGTTTTCTAAGCCATAATTTCAATGAATTCGACCGCGATAAGGATGCACCTATTAAACCGTGGGTATTAGAATTTAGAGATTGGATCGTAGAGAAAGTGATAGCTAGAGATATTGAGTCCTTAAGTCGTTATGAAGATCTCGCTCCTCATGCTAAGTTAGCGGTGCCACGTGCAGAGCATTTTGTGCCGCTATTGATTGCACTTGGAAGTAGTACTCCAGATGGAGAGATTAGCGTATTATTTGATACGATTGAACATGGTAGCGGAACTACGCTTAGTCTTCAGTTTTAA
- a CDS encoding response regulator transcription factor has protein sequence MTHILYIEDEREIGSLVSQQLVDRGYEVTWLQSGEGAEGHVNQVDIVILDVMLPGLDGFSIGKRLKRASDSLPILMLSARTAMEDKIEGLSFADDYITKPFHLDELVARIEVLLRRFQKQELTLIIQHLHINTKDISITNTITNEEIQLTGKQFLLFQCFIRHLNQILSKNQLYEQVWGETYIEGDKTLMVHIRYLREKIEVDPSNPTIIETIRGIGYRVKQ, from the coding sequence ATGACTCATATATTATACATAGAAGATGAACGAGAGATTGGTAGCTTAGTATCTCAGCAATTAGTTGATCGGGGTTATGAAGTGACGTGGTTACAATCAGGTGAAGGTGCAGAAGGTCATGTGAATCAAGTAGATATCGTTATTCTTGATGTAATGTTGCCAGGATTGGACGGTTTTTCAATTGGCAAACGATTGAAGAGGGCAAGCGATTCACTGCCTATTTTAATGCTTTCAGCTAGAACGGCGATGGAAGATAAGATCGAAGGACTCAGCTTTGCGGACGACTATATTACGAAGCCATTTCATTTGGATGAATTGGTTGCGCGGATTGAAGTGTTACTTCGTCGTTTTCAGAAGCAAGAGCTAACGTTGATCATTCAGCATTTACACATTAATACAAAAGATATAAGTATTACGAATACGATAACTAACGAAGAAATTCAATTGACAGGTAAGCAATTTTTGTTATTCCAATGCTTTATTCGTCATCTTAATCAGATATTGTCTAAAAACCAATTGTATGAACAAGTATGGGGCGAAACTTATATTGAGGGTGATAAAACGTTAATGGTACATATTCGCTACCTAAGAGAAAAAATCGAAGTAGATCCTTCAAACCCGACAATTATTGAAACAATTCGTGGTATTGGATATCGGGTGAAGCAATGA
- a CDS encoding HAMP domain-containing histidine kinase translates to MRKLFGSLQAKYMLLIITALAIVQFAYLLSAMLMSGIQNQFETNDSAAVYYDEVEHSWHNDITRLTEINSEAMSRMFEKWSITYPESSMFWVDEQGNLASSWQVSWDIPSYWTSSYTVSFMKERYGGDPFTVVSVVGDQAKRGFAVLEIPRSVFNPPLMKIYDQYGQWLIIGVVLIITLFIVISYLFFRSIRKRLLHLQKAMNNRNGDGLPIPIAISRTDEIGQLENAFNHMVTELNESKLREQEEERIRQELIANLSHDLRTPLTKIQSNAYSLTKLNLPVESEQAVHSLQRSVEQIDTLIENLMSYTLLMSHKYRLEMKDVMMIRFLREHLATWYATFEKADFEIDVSLDGMPEFVWKVDPIWLGRIMDNLFQNVLRHASSGRYIGLKVESKHGYDAIIIVDHGGGMDSPSNESGAGIGLSIVDMMVNGMNLVWSMQSDEQGLTVEIRRTHQ, encoded by the coding sequence ATGAGAAAACTATTCGGATCACTACAAGCAAAATATATGTTGCTTATCATTACTGCACTTGCCATTGTACAATTTGCATATTTATTAAGTGCAATGCTTATGTCAGGCATACAAAATCAATTCGAGACTAATGATTCTGCTGCAGTTTACTATGATGAGGTAGAGCATAGCTGGCATAACGATATTACTCGACTTACAGAAATAAATAGCGAAGCAATGAGTCGGATGTTCGAGAAGTGGTCTATTACGTATCCAGAAAGCTCAATGTTTTGGGTAGATGAGCAGGGAAACTTAGCTAGTAGCTGGCAAGTTTCTTGGGATATACCTAGTTATTGGACAAGTTCGTATACGGTGTCCTTTATGAAAGAGCGCTATGGTGGTGATCCGTTTACTGTCGTTTCGGTAGTAGGAGATCAGGCTAAACGAGGATTTGCTGTATTAGAAATACCGCGCTCGGTATTCAACCCACCATTAATGAAAATATATGATCAGTATGGACAGTGGCTTATTATCGGTGTGGTCTTAATTATTACGCTGTTCATTGTCATCTCCTATTTGTTTTTCAGAAGTATTCGCAAACGATTACTACATTTGCAGAAGGCGATGAATAACCGTAATGGCGATGGACTCCCCATTCCAATTGCAATTAGTCGTACAGATGAGATTGGCCAACTGGAGAACGCATTTAACCATATGGTTACGGAACTTAATGAAAGTAAACTTCGCGAACAGGAAGAGGAACGCATTCGTCAGGAGCTTATTGCTAATTTATCACATGATCTGAGAACACCATTAACGAAAATTCAGTCCAATGCGTATTCATTAACAAAGTTAAATTTACCAGTTGAAAGTGAACAAGCAGTACACTCGCTGCAACGATCGGTTGAGCAAATCGATACATTAATAGAAAATTTAATGTCGTATACGCTTTTAATGAGCCATAAGTATCGATTAGAGATGAAGGATGTTATGATGATTCGTTTCTTACGGGAGCATCTAGCTACTTGGTATGCGACCTTTGAGAAAGCAGATTTTGAGATTGATGTTTCACTTGACGGAATGCCAGAGTTTGTCTGGAAGGTTGATCCGATATGGCTAGGGCGAATTATGGATAATCTATTTCAAAATGTACTACGACATGCGAGTAGTGGGCGATATATTGGTCTAAAGGTTGAATCAAAACATGGCTATGATGCAATTATTATTGTCGATCATGGTGGTGGTATGGATAGTCCGTCTAATGAAAGTGGAGCGGGAATTGGTCTGTCCATCGTAGATATGATGGTTAACGGCATGAATTTGGTATGGTCTATGCAGTCTGATGAGCAAGGATTAACAGTAGAGATACGTAGAACACACCAGTAG
- a CDS encoding ATP-binding cassette domain-containing protein: MEYIIETKRLSKSFGKERAVNSINMRIRQGEIYGFLGPNGAGKTTTIRMLLGLMKASSGSIQIFGKDITKNKLEILRDIGSLVENPSYYPHLTAYENLEVIRKVINVPKARIDEVLEIVRLTDVKRKKVKGFSLGMKQRLGIAAALLHQPKLLILDEPTNGLDPAGIIEIRELIKSLPSRYGMTVLISSHLLSEIDQMATSVGVVSKGELVFQDSIGQMRQIAKAKIIIQCSDVMQASQLLKGIEIPLEVEEDSIHLLEPTNECVANVVSTLVHKGHQIYRVEEVKRSLEEIFLQMTEMGQRR, from the coding sequence ATGGAATATATTATAGAGACAAAGCGATTATCGAAATCATTTGGAAAAGAACGAGCAGTAAATAGTATAAACATGAGGATTAGACAAGGTGAAATCTATGGGTTTCTTGGTCCGAATGGTGCGGGTAAGACAACGACGATCAGGATGCTACTAGGGTTAATGAAGGCATCATCGGGAAGTATTCAAATTTTCGGCAAAGACATTACGAAAAATAAGCTGGAAATATTGCGAGACATTGGTTCACTAGTAGAGAACCCCTCATATTATCCACATTTGACTGCATATGAAAACTTGGAAGTCATACGTAAAGTAATCAATGTACCAAAAGCACGTATTGATGAAGTATTAGAAATAGTAAGGTTAACAGATGTGAAGCGCAAGAAGGTCAAAGGATTTTCACTTGGAATGAAGCAAAGATTGGGAATCGCAGCGGCCTTATTACATCAACCTAAACTATTAATTTTAGATGAGCCTACGAATGGTCTTGATCCAGCTGGTATTATTGAAATTCGTGAACTTATTAAAAGTTTACCCTCTCGTTATGGGATGACTGTACTTATCTCAAGTCACTTATTATCTGAAATTGACCAAATGGCGACTTCGGTAGGTGTTGTGTCTAAAGGTGAACTTGTATTTCAAGATTCAATTGGACAAATGCGTCAAATAGCTAAAGCGAAAATCATTATTCAATGCAGTGATGTTATGCAAGCAAGTCAACTGCTGAAAGGTATAGAAATTCCACTCGAAGTTGAAGAGGACAGCATTCATTTGCTTGAGCCAACGAATGAATGTGTAGCTAATGTAGTTAGCACCTTAGTTCATAAAGGGCACCAAATCTATCGTGTGGAGGAAGTAAAACGCTCACTAGAAGAAATCTTCCTGCAGATGACTGAAATGGGGCAGAGACGATGA
- a CDS encoding ABC transporter permease — protein sequence MITQLLSAEWLKIKRKGLWFLALLGPVGVVALQMVNYGVRKDYLLSQSDDDWSYYLSNVAGFTPLALVLGLVILTSFMASIENETNAWKQWIALPISKMSVYVSKFIIVAILLFVSSCILAIVTLLYGRTLGLGENIPWLQLLSNSFYPYLACLALVGLHLWFAVIIPNQGVTISIGIMGVIICMMSYYLPDWVIWKWPTLMNDWNNPLINVAIGVGTAIILLVIGMWDFNRRDVA from the coding sequence ATGATAACCCAATTGTTAAGTGCCGAATGGCTGAAAATTAAGCGCAAAGGGTTATGGTTTCTAGCATTGTTGGGACCAGTTGGCGTTGTTGCTCTACAGATGGTCAATTACGGTGTACGTAAAGACTATTTGTTATCGCAAAGCGATGATGATTGGAGCTATTATCTATCTAATGTAGCAGGATTTACTCCTTTGGCGTTAGTATTAGGCCTTGTTATTCTTACTTCGTTTATGGCTAGTATCGAGAATGAAACAAACGCATGGAAACAGTGGATCGCACTGCCAATTTCAAAAATGAGCGTTTATGTTTCTAAATTTATTATTGTAGCTATTCTTTTATTTGTTTCGTCTTGCATCCTTGCTATCGTAACATTACTGTATGGCAGGACATTGGGGCTTGGTGAAAATATCCCATGGTTACAACTTCTATCGAATAGTTTCTACCCATATCTAGCATGTTTAGCTTTAGTTGGACTTCATCTGTGGTTCGCTGTCATTATACCGAATCAAGGCGTTACAATTTCTATTGGCATTATGGGTGTGATTATATGTATGATGTCTTATTATTTGCCTGATTGGGTCATATGGAAGTGGCCAACGTTAATGAATGATTGGAATAATCCATTGATTAATGTAGCTATTGGTGTAGGCACAGCAATCATTCTATTAGTTATCGGTATGTGGGATTTCAATAGAAGGGATGTGGCCTAA
- a CDS encoding ABC transporter permease, translating to MGRLLLAEWYKLRKTNIIPFILIGPALVLAIACNVELDMEGTENFQYIYTSMMVNLVYAVMFLPLMTGVLATIICRYEHQAGGWKQLFALPTTRGKVYVSKFVIIISITLIMQLLYALVLLSVGLMKGYGEPFPMVLIVKSIFGGWVATLPLIALQLWLSTLFKSFAAPFAVNVIFTIPTILVMNSAKVAPYYPWAQPFAMMYIAEDKQDVFFIPWEQLLTVVGGSFILFFVLGYIYLQRKEV from the coding sequence GTGGGAAGATTGCTACTAGCAGAATGGTATAAGTTAAGAAAGACAAATATTATTCCATTCATACTAATCGGGCCAGCACTTGTGTTAGCTATTGCATGTAATGTCGAGTTAGATATGGAAGGTACCGAGAATTTTCAATATATTTATACTTCAATGATGGTTAACTTAGTGTATGCTGTTATGTTTCTGCCGCTTATGACGGGTGTTCTAGCTACTATTATATGCAGATATGAACATCAGGCGGGAGGATGGAAGCAATTATTCGCTTTACCAACGACGAGAGGAAAAGTCTATGTTTCTAAATTCGTAATCATTATCAGCATTACCCTTATTATGCAGTTGCTCTACGCACTAGTATTGCTTTCTGTCGGGTTAATGAAAGGTTATGGTGAACCTTTCCCGATGGTGCTTATTGTGAAGAGTATATTTGGTGGCTGGGTAGCGACATTACCACTCATTGCTCTGCAATTATGGCTATCTACTTTATTCAAGTCGTTTGCTGCACCTTTTGCAGTCAATGTTATTTTTACTATTCCGACTATTCTCGTTATGAATTCAGCGAAAGTTGCTCCTTATTATCCTTGGGCACAGCCCTTTGCGATGATGTACATTGCCGAGGATAAGCAGGATGTGTTTTTCATCCCATGGGAGCAACTCTTAACTGTAGTAGGTGGGAGTTTTATACTTTTCTTTGTCCTGGGTTATATATATCTACAAAGAAAAGAAGTTTGA
- a CDS encoding GNAT family N-acetyltransferase, whose product MNNITFEQIHILGHLIKENEIYRQYHYPEMLNRYDSNFIEWMKMPTLTQFQDVEQSLKTFHQANNQQHIKFIFPANEKISEEITKYLTTESYTIGFLELYAIQPSVFTVAKNVAIDVELVTDSNIEHFLKLQYDEDLKYGEGFAKDKQHLLLRQFQDRSKQQIIAYYDGIPSGSAEIIEQAETVEIDNLFVIGELQRNGIGGQIQRFVMDKYEHKTVILLADGEDTAREMYQKQNYEYQGFRFEVLKVEN is encoded by the coding sequence ATGAACAACATAACATTTGAACAGATACATATATTGGGGCATTTAATTAAAGAAAATGAAATTTACCGACAATACCATTACCCAGAAATGCTAAATCGCTATGATAGCAATTTTATAGAGTGGATGAAGATGCCGACATTAACACAATTTCAAGATGTTGAACAATCATTAAAAACTTTTCATCAAGCGAATAATCAGCAACATATTAAATTCATTTTCCCCGCCAATGAAAAGATCTCAGAAGAGATTACGAAGTACTTAACGACAGAAAGCTATACGATTGGCTTTTTAGAATTGTACGCGATTCAACCAAGTGTGTTCACAGTTGCGAAAAATGTAGCCATCGACGTTGAGCTCGTTACAGATTCTAATATAGAGCACTTTTTGAAGCTGCAATATGATGAAGATTTGAAGTATGGTGAGGGCTTTGCCAAAGATAAGCAGCATTTACTCCTACGTCAATTTCAAGATAGAAGTAAGCAGCAAATCATTGCATACTATGACGGTATCCCCTCTGGATCAGCCGAAATTATTGAACAAGCTGAAACGGTAGAAATTGATAATTTATTTGTAATCGGAGAGTTGCAGCGTAACGGCATCGGTGGTCAGATTCAGCGATTTGTGATGGATAAGTATGAACATAAAACTGTTATTCTACTTGCAGATGGTGAGGATACAGCGAGAGAAATGTATCAAAAGCAAAATTATGAATATCAAGGATTCCGATTCGAAGTGTTGAAAGTTGAAAATTAA
- a CDS encoding acetate uptake transporter, giving the protein MTTHSNQSVKIMTADPGAIGLFGLAIVTLVASSQKLGITSGLSFVIPWAIFLGAFAQLFAAIQDAKHNNTFGMTAFAAYGFFWLGVGSSWLIKLGAFGPILMGDVDSKQLGFAFLGYLIFTLFMTIGAMETHKVLFIIFVLIDFLFIGLTLDAFGVAPHIFHTLAAYAELGIAIMSLYGCGASVLNIHFGRTFLPLGSPFGIFKK; this is encoded by the coding sequence ATGACAACACATTCAAATCAATCGGTAAAAATCATGACAGCAGATCCAGGAGCAATTGGCCTATTTGGATTGGCAATCGTAACACTTGTTGCATCTTCGCAAAAGCTTGGAATAACTTCAGGACTCAGCTTCGTTATTCCATGGGCTATTTTTCTAGGTGCATTCGCCCAGCTCTTTGCAGCAATCCAAGATGCGAAACATAATAATACTTTTGGTATGACAGCTTTCGCAGCTTATGGCTTTTTTTGGCTTGGGGTGGGCAGTAGTTGGTTAATAAAGCTAGGAGCGTTCGGTCCAATATTAATGGGCGACGTAGATAGTAAACAATTAGGATTTGCGTTTCTGGGTTATCTAATTTTCACTTTATTTATGACGATCGGTGCGATGGAAACACATAAAGTACTCTTTATTATTTTTGTGTTAATTGATTTTCTTTTCATAGGATTGACACTTGATGCATTTGGAGTCGCACCTCATATATTCCATACGCTAGCGGCTTATGCTGAGCTTGGAATTGCTATCATGTCATTATATGGATGCGGTGCATCTGTACTAAATATTCATTTTGGACGTACGTTCCTTCCACTTGGTTCACCATTTGGTATTTTTAAAAAGTAA